The following coding sequences are from one Triticum aestivum cultivar Chinese Spring chromosome 5A, IWGSC CS RefSeq v2.1, whole genome shotgun sequence window:
- the LOC123103935 gene encoding protein disulfide isomerase-like 2-3 (The sequence of the model RefSeq protein was modified relative to this genomic sequence to represent the inferred CDS: added 58 bases not found in genome assembly), translated as MAAAAASPGHAALPAAVFVLLLLLAAAASPAAALYSAGSPVLQLNPNNFKKVLNANGVVLVEFFAPWCGHCKQLTPIWEKAAGVLKGVATVAALDADAHKELAQQYGIRGFPTIKVFLPGKPPVDYEGARDVKPIVNFALSQVKGLLRDRLDGKTSGGSSGKTSGGSSEKKNEPNESVELNSSNFDELVVKSKDLWIVEFFAPWCGHCKKLAPEWKRAAKNLKGQVKLGHVDCDSDKSLMSKYKVEGFPTILVFGADKESPFPYQGARAASAIEPFALEQLEANAAPPEVSELTSADVMEEKCASAAICFVSFLPDILDSKAEGRNKYLELLLSVAEKFKKSPYSFVWAGAGKQADLEKQVGVGGYGYPAMVALNVKKGAYAPLRSAFELAEITEFVKEAGRGGKGNLPLEGAPTVVESEPWDGKDGEVIEEDEFSLEELMADSSAPNDEL; from the exons tcctcctcctcctcgccgccgcggcctccccggccgccgcGCTCTACTCCGCCGGCTCCCCGGTCCTCCAGCTCAACCCCAACAACTTCAAGAAG GTGTTGAACGCGAACGGGGTGGTGCTGGTGGAGTTCTTCGCGCCGTGGTGCGGGCACTGCAAGCAGCTGACGCCGATTTGGGAGAAGGCCGCCGGCGTCCTCAAGGGCGTCGCCACAGTCGCCGCGCTCGACGCCGACGCGCACAAGGAGCTCGCGCAG CAATATGGAATACGGGGATTCCCAACCATAAAAGTATTTCTCCCTGGCAAGCCACCAGTGGATTATGAAGGCGCAAGAGATGTAAAGCCAATTGTAAATTTTGCTCTGTCGCAG GTCAAAGGTCTTCTCAGAGATAGGTTGGATGGTAAGACATCAGGAGGTTCAAGTGGCAAAACCTCTGGTGGCTCAAGTGAGAAGAAAAATGAACCAAATGAATCAGTAGAGTTGAATTCGAGTAACTTTGATGAACTCGTCGTCAAAAGCAAGGATCTTTGGATTGTGGAGTTCTTTGCACCGTG GTGTGGGCACTGCAAGAAATTGGCTCCTGAATGGAAAAGGGCTGCAAAGAACTTGAAGGGTCAAGTGAAACTAGGCCATGTTGATTGTGACTCTGATAAG TCCTTGATGAGCAAGTACAAGGTAGAAGGTTTTCCAACTATTTTGGTATTTGGTGCCGATAAGGAGAGCCCGTTCCCCTACCAGGGGGCTAGAGCTGCTTCTGCAATCGAGCCCTTCGCATTGGAGCAGCTGGAAGCGAACGCTGCACCACCTGAAGTTTCTGAGTTGACTAGCGCG GATGTGATGGAAGAGAAGTGTGCTTCTGCTGCCATTTGCTTTGTGTCTTTCCTTCCAGACATCCTGGACTCAAAGGCAGAAGGAAGAAACAAGTACCTTGAGCTGCTACTTTCTGTTGCTGAGAAATTTAAGAAGAGTCCATACAG TTTTGTCTGGGCAGGTGCCGGCAAGCAAGCTGATCTGGAGAAGCAGGTCGGAGTCGGTGGTTATGGGTATCCAGCCATGGTTGCTCTCAACGTGAAGAAAGGCGCATACGCTCCACTTCGTAGCGCCTTCGAGCTCGCCGAAATCAC CGAGTTTGTGAAGGAGGCGGGGCGCGGCGGAAAGGGCAACCTTCCTCTGGAAGGCGCCCCGACGGTCGTAGAGTCAGAACCATGGGACGGCAAGGACGGAGAGGTCATCGAGGAGGACGAGTTCTCGCTCGAGGAGCTCATGGCCGACAGCTCTGCGCCCAACGACGAGTTGTGA